One window of Triticum dicoccoides isolate Atlit2015 ecotype Zavitan chromosome 5A, WEW_v2.0, whole genome shotgun sequence genomic DNA carries:
- the LOC119301539 gene encoding small heat shock protein, chloroplastic-like yields the protein MSTVISCSLLSGRPAAAPSRSSGNRFPPTTGKAAAVALPCFQRQSRPSSVCCASNPKGDQHVPKTDLPPFSISPVALLRPGSPQGERWQIKEGPEAVSMWFEVPGLSKEDLVVELDEDVLVIRKMKAKAETAAGTTDAGGSASSKDAAGAAAQDGDMYARLLVPAGYNKETAKAELASGVLKVTIDKVKELARRRISVDIDVK from the exons ATGTCGACGGTCATCTCTTGCTCCCTCCTGAGCGGCCGGCCGGCGGCCGCACCATCGCGCTCCTCCGGCAATCGGTTTCCACCGACTACGGGGAAGGCTGCCGCGGTCGCTCTCCCTTGTTTCCAGCGGCAGTCCAGGCCCTCCTCCGTGTGCTGTGCAAGCAACCCAAAAGGAGATCAGCACGTGCCAAAGACGGATTTGCCGCCGTTCAGCATCTCCCCTGTCG CCCTGCTGCGCCCCGGGTCGCCGCAGGGGGAGCGGTGGCAGATCAAGGAGGGGCCCGAGGCCGTGAGCATGTGGTTCGAGGTGCCGGGCCTGTCCAAGGAGGACCTCGTCGTGGAGCTGGACGAGGACGTGCTCGTCATACGGAAGATGAAGGCCAAGGCGGAGACGGCGGCTGGGACGACAGACGCTGGCGGCAGCGCGAGCTCCAAGGACGCGGCCGGGGCGGCAGCGCAAGACGGTGACATGTACGCGCGGCTACTCGTCCCGGCGGGCTACAACAAGGAGACCGCCAAGGCGGAGCTCGCCTCCGGCGTTCTGAAGGTTACCATTGATAAAGTGAAGGAGCTCGCACGCAGGAGGATCAGTGTCGACATCGACGTCAAGTAG